A segment of the Halosolutus amylolyticus genome:
GGCATCCTGCTTTTCGAGACGCTGTTGCTCCTCACCTACGTGAGTGCGAGAAACGCTCAACTGGGACTCTTTCACGTCTACCCGTTCGTCTGGCTCAACCTCAGCGGCTGGGTCCTCTGGCATACGTCCGTCCCGTCCGGAAGCGACCGTCAGAAGTTCGTCGCGGGTGCGATCGCCGTCGGCTACTTCGCCCTGCTCGGCTACTTCGGCGGCCTGTACGACCTGTTCCCGCTCGCCGGCCATCCCGAGGCCCACGCCCCGCACCTCCTGGGACTCGACTACACGATCGTCATGCCGCCCGGGTACGGCCCGGCGCTGTTCTATACGACCCACCTGGTGCAACTCGCGCTCTCCCCGTACCTCCTGGTCGGTTACGTCACGCTCGCGTACCTCGTCTACGTCACCGTGCTGGACGCGTCCAACGCCGCGGCGTCCGGAATCCTCGGGCTCTTCGCCTGTATCAGCTGTTCGTGGCCGATCCTCGCCTCGCTCGTCGGCGGTTCCGGGGCCACCGGTGCGCTCGCGACGACCGTCTACGCGCAGGCGTACGCGCTCTCGACGATCGCGTTCGCCGTGACGGTCGCGCTCCTGTACTGGCGACCGTTCGAGTGAACCGCTCGCTCCTCCAGAACTGCTATTCTCCTTCGTGCGTTGTGCCGTCCCGTTTCTCACAGCACTGGTCCTGTGCGCTCGCGATCGATCGCTCACCTCGTCTGGGATCGGTCGGTCGGTTCCCTCGATCTGTTGTGTTCACGGTCCGTTTCGTATCGA
Coding sequences within it:
- a CDS encoding DUF7546 family protein: MSSLGTVTRRLPRPSPMSTVVWAGILLFETLLLLTYVSARNAQLGLFHVYPFVWLNLSGWVLWHTSVPSGSDRQKFVAGAIAVGYFALLGYFGGLYDLFPLAGHPEAHAPHLLGLDYTIVMPPGYGPALFYTTHLVQLALSPYLLVGYVTLAYLVYVTVLDASNAAASGILGLFACISCSWPILASLVGGSGATGALATTVYAQAYALSTIAFAVTVALLYWRPFE